The following DNA comes from Triplophysa dalaica isolate WHDGS20190420 chromosome 10, ASM1584641v1, whole genome shotgun sequence.
ttttgaaatctaatgccttctgtgtcttatcctgaagagcatttagctgtgatgagaacagtgactgtggtacagcaggtcaccatatatcacaaTGCTTACTAAcggcctaaaataatccgttaccttcccctgttttacacagaatagccttattgttcttcatattcactcttttgacatgtaatgccttctgtgtcttatcctgaagagcatttagctgtgatgagaacagtgactgtagtacagcaggtcaccatatctcacgatgcacagtaaaggcctaaaaaaatctgttaccttcccctgtttatTAATATACGGgttaactttctgaaatgagtgacaaaacatattgacctttttcattatattctattttttagcTTTACCTGTATCCAATTTCTGTATGGAACGTTTTTTGAACGTTcttttttggttccccaaaaataaccaaatgggAACCAATATTAGGGGAactttctgtgtttgctttcgttaacttcattgtaattgataataatttattgttaaagatgTTGTCGAACATACTGTATGAcagtatgttttatatacatttgaaaacagtttaattaattttttcaatttttttatgagcATTAAAAAACTATCTGGACCTCTCTGACCTCATTGCTAGCTATGATTATGATTAGCCAAAATTTTGCGCCACTAAAGTCACACCGTTTTTGGCTGAGACATGTGATTAAATCATCACAAAATGAATACTTTATACCTTCAAATGTTACATTACtaaaaatacaatactgtaataatttagttaaaaaatatttttgaatttgtgtttaagttattttaaatctgttataaATGCTATCAACGTCCTTCCATGAACTGTTGCCATGCATGcataataaatatgtacaacATGGGTGaaaaatttcaaataataacGATCGATGCTTTTgctgatttataacaaattaaacacaaataccaTGCTTAACAGTTACTGTAGTAAGACTATATTTATAGTGGggataatgaatatttgaaaagccTATAGCCATACCCACTAGTGTACTTTTCTCTCAGGTGTTTATTAACATTACCTACCAATGATACGAAAGTAGTTAGCTCttcttttcaaaatgtaacactgcTGTTTATCAGCATCTTTGGGATATTCCCCTTTTAAAAGACTGTTCTTCAGTCCCAGCTGCATATTACCATCCATTTTGCACAGATATAATATCAGGGATCCGATCACGTTAATCTGCTTTCCAGTTGGTGCAAACTAGCTAACGGAGCCCCCACATGATTGGCATGTGCGATATGGGGAGATgggaagaatattaaaaaataattatttagtatttaataaaataaagctaaaaaagtagaatatcatgaaaaaggtcaatatgttttgtcactcatttcagaaagttaacccatatattgtaaaacatgggaaggtaacagatttttttaggcctttactgtgcatcgtgaaatatggtgacctgctgtaccacagtcactattctcatcacagctaaatgctcttcaggataagacacagaaggcattacatgtcaaaagagtgaatatgaagaacaatgaggctattctgtgtaaaacaggggaaggtaacagattattttaggccgtTAGTAAGCAttgtgatatatggtgacctgctgtaccacggtcactgttctcatcacagctaaattctcttcaggataagacacagaaggcattacatgtcaaaagagtgaatatggagaacaatgaggctattctgtgtaaaacaggggaaggtaacggattattttaggcctttactgtgcatcgtgagatatggtgacctgctgtacctgagtcactgttctcatcacagctaaattctcttcaggataagacacagaaggcattagatttcaaaagagtgaatatgaagaacaatgaggctattctgtgtaaaacaggggaaggtaacggattattttaggccgTTAGTAAGCAttgtgatatatggtgacctgctgtactaCAGTCACtattctcatcacagctaaattctcttcaggataagacacagaaggcattagatttcaaaagagtgaatatgaagaacaatgaggctattctgtgtaaaacaggggaaggtaacggattattttaggccgTTAGTaagcatcgtgatatatggtgaccggctgtaccacagtcactgttctcatcacagctaaatgctcttcaggataagacacagaaggcattacatgtcaaaagagtgaatatggagaacaataaggctattctgtgtaaaacaggggaaggtaaaagctttttttagcCTGTTACCGTGCATAGTGAAATATGGTGAGCTGCTgtactacaaggttactctgtacattataaacatatcattttataatattatgttcttatgtacattttatagcctataatgcatgtatttatgtatttatgtataacacaaagctcatttatgtccatgtttcttaaatggacaacgtttagattgtcgtgattgctgttctattatttggcTAAAGGGTAATACGCACTCactcacatatatatatatatatatatatatatatatatatatatatatgtgtgtgtgtattcactttttatatatgtatatatatatatatatatatatatatacatacacacacctacatgttggctataaaacaactaccatggcaatcacaataatgccaaacgcaatcagtagaggaattaaatgatcctgctttgtacagttcaatctgcgtgttcaggcactcacgtcacgtcagcactcttaacagactttccgaaaagcccgctcacagtaacgtgcacgagaacaaagcgcgttattgcccaagattaaaaagctgcgcacgagcaaaagggcatcctcgcccgaatttacgctctttgcgtagagaattgtcgacagtgacaacaaAGCCTACTGCgttcacaaaatatcacgggtaacagaaaatttgtaacaccggcactggatctactatatgcatataatacacaccatggtgtgtgtttgcggtttcataaagagtagatattggcggattaaaacacagctgacatcagttacatgctttaatggtaaaactgttacatttcgcgTGAAACTATAATCATTTGGGCCATAAGCACCGTAACTTGTGTCACGTTAACTCCAtgtaagcatcgcatcataaatagactcggcgccaaaatgagcgcagcactgctgcttccacgtgcagtatgaatgttctaacctgttcttacaataagtttcattttctatgatttgtgttagagaataagcaggcgctgataacgcactggttacacgtgtagtgaacaacagactatcctctcttctccattgctcatctgacacacccctgaacatgacgtaaaatgaactagccaatcagagagcttgttacatctgtctcaccgcggctaatttgcattgttttacctcgtttgagcatgcaaggccccagagtgtcacggaaatggtaaatagagaggctaaatggaaaagctaaatgatttggcaaatcgaatagcaaatcggataaggaaatgcagaggggaaatggaaatgcaaaaagaaatagtcgtttaaatgacggattaaaacttttatttctagtttaatttgtaaatccaattatttattcctctttttaaatcgcattttgaaatagattttgaaattccactatttataaaggaattcattaatgcgctttaaaatggtgtatttatttcgtgttttatgttgatttttaaaagtccctttttaaattgaagtatttattgatggattaatatttaatttaataattatttttacaatcacactttttattgcccattaaaaaatgaaattagaaataaatggattaatgcctatttttattgaagaattagttattaaacaatgaaatgctttattactttacacatgactctcctggtcctccatacaGGTGCACATGACTTCAGTAAAAGAGAAGAGACTGTCCGTATTAATGTTAGCTCTTATGAGAAGCATCTCTCCTACAAGCAAGATCCAGCTAACTCTAAACAAGGGGACATTATGATTCTGAAGGTAATACATTGCGCTCAGTACTGTTAGGTCATCACTCCTGGCACAACCATCACTGGCACAACCATAAACAACTGAATGTGAAGCTTTGAGGTAGATTTTGGAAGGTAGAAGCCAGAAAAAGTTTGCAGTTCAAAATTGTGTCCACAGGCATGTTAATATGTAATTAAAAGTGctgaattaaaatgtgtgtgtttggatgctTTGTGATTAAGAGTGTTTTACTTGCTACTCTAATATTGACCACACACTCCTCTTGTTGGATTACAGCTAGAGAAAAAAGTCAAACTAAATAAGAACATCAAGACGATTACTATACCAACAAAACCAGAGGAGATCAAAGTCAATACAGTATGCAGCATTGCAGGTTGGGGACTTCTGGAGAGTAATGGCACAACAAGTTCTAAACTTATGGAGGCGGAAGTGAAGattatgaataaaacacattgtaAAAAGCCATTCAGAGATTACATAGCTTCAAGTATGCTGTGTGTACATGGCCATGGAGGATCCTGCAAGGTATGAAAAACAGACTACACATTGTATATTAGTTGGCTATATTGCTGCCATTAATTGAGATACATGGCAACTATGTTGATATGTGTGCGTTTACTTTTTCACAGGGGGATTCCGGAGGTCCTCTAGTCTGTGGAGACACTGCAGTGGGTGTATCATCCTTCAGTCGCATAAGAGATCAAGCTGATGTTTATACTGAAATCTCAGCATTTCTTGTATGGATCCAGAATGTAACTAAGAGCTAATTGACTTCTACATAAACAAgattgaaatgttttcaaatgtttctctttttatcaTTCATTAAACTGCAGTAAGCATAGTGATAATGGTGTTCTTACCGAGTGTTTAatggtttcattttcttttttcataaaaacactTTGTGCGTTGTGAGTAAAGCATCAAATGATTGTGTCTCTCTGCCATGAATTTGCAGAAAAATatggctgtcaaacgattaatcactattaatcacatccagaataaatgtttgtgctaACATTATTTATGGACTTGTATTGTGCAGTGgctattcattttgtatttgtaaaaatatacaaaataatagcagtCCAAGATCACTAAGCAGATCATTCAATGTTTTTGGTAGAAGTTATATTTCTATATGGCAAATATTGTTATTGTAGAGTAATAGAAAACCAACAGATACAACAGTCATGACATACATGCTGCTCATTCTGTGTTATGAATCATTCATCTAAATGGGCGTGTTCAAAATAATATCAGTTCAATAACAGTGTGGAGTTCAATACGAGTGGCAAATCATTCTGTGAAAGAAATGGTGCCAGAAAAGTGGCCCTTTTTAAGGATGAAGGCAGCACATGTTTTACTGTGCATTTCTCTCTGAAATTCTGAGTAAAATGGGTCGTTCCagacattgttcagaagaacaaCGTACTGTGATTAGAAAATTGATAAGAGAGAGAACAACATAAaaagaaatgcagaaaatgaaagGCTGCATAGATTAAATGATATCAACTGCTTTAAAATGGCAACCAAAACCAGAAAGACGTGTTGGAAACGGAATATTCGAAGAATATCACAGAATAGCCAAATTGGTCAAAATGGCAAAGACTCAGCCAATGATCAGCTCCAGGGTGATCAAAGAAAGTCTGATATTACCTGCGACTACAGCAACAATTAGAAGACGCCTATGTGAAGCCAATCTTTTAGCAAGAAGAATACAATTTGCCAAAGAACACAATGACTGACCTAAAGAGAAATGGGGCTATATTCTGGACTGATGAAagcaagattattttttttgggTCAAGGGGTCGCAGACAGTATGTCGGACGACCCCTCAACGCTGTATTCAAGCCACAGTACACTGTGAAGACCGTGAATGATTGTGAAGGTAATACATTGCCCTCAGAATTGTTATATCAACACTGCCACaaacatgacatcatttaaactgtggttaatgatttttattaaacttaatGAGAACTTCATTGGTAGGGTGGAGGTGGTTTTCCTGGACATTTTGGGAACTAGAAGCTCATATGATCCTGTTGTTGAATTACAGCTCAAACAGTCAAACTAAATAAGAACATCAAGACTATTCCCATTCCAACTACACCAGAGGAGATCAAAAAGGCTACTAACTGCAGTGTTGCAGGCTGGGGACGTCTGACCACTACGGGAGCAGCAAGTCCTAAACTTATAGAGGCAAACGTCAAGATTATGAGTAAAAGAATTTCAGCATTTCTTCCATGAATCAATAATGTAACTAATAGTTATTATTGACTTATGCATAAACAGAATcgaaatatgtttattttcgTAAAATTGTCCTCTTTTTATCATCTGTAAAGCTGCTGTGAGcacaaaacaattataatttGTGCAACTAAATGCACTTcagagttttttgtttgttgtgtacaGTGGTGGTGTGggattgtttcattttttttcttaaaatgatttcaagTTAAAGAATTTCAATGAATCAGTTTGTCTCATTGCCATGAAATTGTAGAAAATGTAGTCTGCTACAACActtaatatcattaaaaaagaaaatggcgGCCTCTGTAGGTTATAAATAGTATTACATGTAGGGCAGGGCTTGATTTTGTCTTTTGGGAATTGATCGGATTGTTGGAAGTTGTAACCCTTGCCACAGTATGTCGTTTATAATCAAAGTCAatgtctgctttattgtcaattctgccacatgtaaaGTACATTCATATAGAGGATTGAATTTGCGTTACTCTCAGACTCATGGTATAACACCCACAAGACCGGCCTCGGCCACGCCCCTGGCACCAGCGTCTCCTCCTTTATATCCTCACACTTTATCCCCTGACTTTTAGTTACATTACACTTCCCAGAACTCTGTACACTCACTCATCTACACTGATCAGTCACACCTGCATCCTATCAGTCACACCTGCACCCAATACCC
Coding sequences within:
- the LOC130429940 gene encoding mast cell protease 8-like, producing MTQFFSQISQILIFIMIIISFLYFNGHGNGAHDFSKREETVRINVSSYEKHLSYKQDPANSKQGDIMILKLEKKVKLNKNIKTITIPTKPEEIKVNTVCSIAGWGLLESNGTTSSKLMEAEVKIMNKTHCKKPFRDYIASSMLCVHGHGGSCKGDSGGPLVCGDTAVGVSSFSRIRDQADVYTEISAFLVWIQNVTKS